AAAGGAgacccttggagctctcctgggcccaGCAGCGCTGACCAGAAGCTCCCTGGcagtggggcctctccgagctgGGATCTCCGCAGACCCCtttgcctgctgctgccccacaggGAACAGGTCAGTGGaatgttttccttcctccctaGCCCACAttcctctcctccagcagctgctctgttcATGCCACCTTCTCCCGGTGACTGCAGTGCCCTTGCCAagtcctccctgctctgccctgtgctTCCCCTCTGCATTTTCTGTGGAACAGCCCAACCCTTCCACCCCTTTCTCCCACCCCACCATTTCCACTGCCCTCCTCCCCTGCACACCTCACTCCTCCCCACTGAAtccttcccactgcagggagctgctgaggacCTGCGTGATCCATTCCTGGATTCTCCAAGCACTGACTCCACATCCACTCTGACCTCAGCCAGGGGCCACATCCCACTGCCTGCGCAGCATCCATCCATGGAGGTGAGCACCGTGTCTTCTCTTTTCACCTCACCGACTGACGGACCTGGTCAGTGTGAGATCAGTGTCTCCAGCGTGGCCACACACATTGGGACGCTGCTCGTCggcctctgtgggctggctgggaatggggctgtcCTTTGGCTCCTCCACATTGATGCCATCACTTACTTTGTGGCCTTCAATCAGGCCAGCATTGatttcctcttcctcatcatcatggtcccctctgccctgctcttcctgctggAGGAAGTCTCCTGCTCTGCTATAATGCCCCCAATGTATCTGAGCTTGCTTTCCCAGCTGTCACTGGTCTCCTACAACATAGGGCTGTACCGCCTGACATTCATCAGCATTGAGAGGTGCAGGTCCATCCTCTGCCTGATTTTCTGTGGTTGCCAACTTCCTGAGCGCCTGCTGTGGGTGGTGATGAAAACCCTGTTCTGGGCCTTGTTCTTTGTTGTCACTGCTGTCAATCCCACGGTGACTTCCCTGTGCCAGTCACACGAGCAGGAGCAATGCTGGGTGGCTCTCACCTCCCTGTACGCCCTCAACCTCTTCCTAGTTGCTGTACCCATGGTCATTTCCAGCACAATCCTCTACGTTCATTTGaagcctggctccc
This window of the Anomalospiza imberbis isolate Cuckoo-Finch-1a 21T00152 chromosome 6, ASM3175350v1, whole genome shotgun sequence genome carries:
- the LOC137476484 gene encoding mas-related G-protein coupled receptor member A1-like; translated protein: MEVSTVSSLFTSPTDGPGQCEISVSSVATHIGTLLVGLCGLAGNGAVLWLLHIDAITYFVAFNQASIDFLFLIIMVPSALLFLLEEVSCSAIMPPMYLSLLSQLSLVSYNIGLYRLTFISIERCRSILCLIFCGCQLPERLLWVVMKTLFWALFFVVTAVNPTVTSLCQSHEQEQCWVALTSLYALNLFLVAVPMVISSTILYVHLKPGSQQQQHKRLDIVIVLVALFSLPLSLWNLLQQLGYMVVPSQAVFLLTCITSSIKPFIYFLVGSWKRDFSMGSCWRHCSMESCRRHCSMQSLRKELQRVFEGPKENTACGNDPTADTEA